The Candidatus Auribacterota bacterium genomic interval CGGGATGATGGCACGGCTCCGAAATCCATTCGGTGAATTTACGCAGAGAGAACACCATCCCCTTGCCCCCCTGTACATTGGCATCTCCCTGTGCATCCTCGCGGCAATCCCGGCCTATAGGGGCCGTTCCGCGTACTCACTACGTGTCCCCGCTGATCAGTACCCGGTCGCCGCGGTGCGCTGGATGAAGGAACACCAGCTGCGCGGAAACTGCGCGGTGTTTTTTAACTGGGGAGAGTATCTCATCTGGCACCTCCGCGACACACTGAAGGTCTCCATCGATGGCCGGTACGAGACGGTCTATCCGGAGGAGGTCATTGACGATAACTTTGGATGTTTCTTCGCCAGGCCAGGGTGGCGCAATCTCATTGACCGCTATCCGACGGAGATGATTCTCGTCCATCCCCTGAACCCGGTCACGCCGTTCCTTGAGGGGCTATCAGAATGGGCGTTGGTTTTTAAGTCTGAGACCGCATCACTTTTTGTAAAAAAACAAAAATTCCCCTCGCTCGCCTCACAGCGGCCGGTCATCGCGCACGCGTCGGACTCAGAGGCGACCGCGTTCCCCTGATCATGGCGTGTGCGTCTTTTCTGCAGTGTGCTGCCAATGTCCCTTTCTCTTCTGAGGTAATGCCTCAGAAGGTGTGAAAAAATCAGCATTAAGGTTGTCATTGCGAGGACGCCGAGTCCCGCTAAGCAGGACGAGGCGGACGTGGCAATCTCAACTCTATTGGAGACAACAGATTGCTTCTCCCGCTTAGCGGGATCGCAATGACAATTTCTCATATCAGTGTACACGCGCTGAAAATACGAATTTTTCACACCTTCTCAGTTACGTGGGGGCAGCGGATCCATGCAGATAGTGTTCTTTCATCCACGGATTAACACGGATTCAAAAGCTCCTGAGATTCCTTTCAATAAAATCCGTGTTAATCCGTGGATTGTTTTTATAAGCACCTCCCATAACTGAGGCCTCACTTTCGAAAGTAATGCCTCAGTGGAGCACTGGGGCGTTTTCAATCCCCCATTCCACCCTTTGAAAAGGGGGGGTTAGGTTCTTACATCATAACTTCTTCTCATTTTGCGTAGAAGTTTGGGATTTTGGATTTGGGATTTGGTTGCGGCCGTAGGCCGCCCTAGGGGGGATTTATCAGTGCTTCACTGAGCGGTTACGCGTCAAAGGGCAATTCCTTTGACAGCTTCACGCCGCTCAAGTAAACTTGATAGCTGAATTCTAAGGTGGGGCTCACGGTGAGTGTCCATAATAGCCTGGTGGAGCACCCGATCTGATCGAGGGCAGGGGAGCATGCCGTTATTATTTTTTACGAGGAAGAGCCGCGTGATCAAGCGCGCGGTGGGGCTGGATATAGGTTCCCATTCCATCAAGATGGTTGCGATGAGCGGCATGCCTGGCGCGCTCGCGCTCACCGACTGCGCTGTTTCCGCGATGGAGGTGGTGTCGGAGAATCCGCTGCCGATCGCCACGGTCACGCGGGCGATCGCGGATACCGTCGGGCGGAGCGGCCTCGATCTTGCCGACCTGCGCGTCTCTGTCTCGGGGAAGGGGACCATCGTGAGACACTCAGAAATGCCCCGCATGAGTCCCCATGACCTGAAGTCGAGCATCAGGTACGAAGCAGAGATGCTCCTCCCGTTCAGCCTGGATGATTGCATTTTCGATTGTCAGATCCTGGATCCGGATAACAAGAGCAGTGCCAGGATGAAGGTAGTCCTTGCCGCTGCGAGAAAGGCCGTTGTTCAAGAACGATTGGATCTGGTCAACGGCATCCGACTTGTTCCGAGAATCATCAGTATCGATTCAATCGCACTGGCGAACGCGTTTGAGTCTGCGATGGCAAGCGGCACCCCCGGGCCAGCTCCCCGCGGCGAGCTTCCCTCGGCTCCGCTCGGCTCCGCCCTTCGGCGAGATCAGGACAATGCTCACGGGCTGAGACGGGACTCAGCCCCTGGGCAGGCTCCGCCTGGTTCAGCTCAGGGAACGGCTGAACGGGGCTCTGATGAGACCGTCCTGGTTGTGCACGTGGGGGCATGCCGCACGATACTCAATGTCATGTCGACAGCGGGTCTGGAATTCACGAGAGATATAGAGGTGGGAGGGAACAACGCAACCCTCGCCATTGCGCGGGGGCTTGGGATAGAGTTTCAGGAGGCCGAGCGTCGAAAACAGGCAGGAGACGCCGCGGCGAGGGAGTTCATCCCCTCCATGGTGATGGTCCTCTCGCGCGAGCTGCGCTCAACCTGCAGCTACATATCCTCAAAAATGAACAAGAATGTTGGTAAGATCTATCTCAGTGGCGGAGGCGCGCTCTGCCAGGGAATCAGGGAGACGCTCGCGTCAGAGCTGGGTATCGAGGTTTCGTTTTGGAATCCGCTTCGGGGGATCTTACCCGGCGCGGAAACGACATCGGGGGAGCCGGGAAGCAAGGAGGCGGTTTTGGCGGTAGCCGCTGGACTTGCACTGGCGGACTGACGCCGCGTGAGCGGGAGAGAAGCAGGAACGGGATTGCACGAGCTGCGTGATCCGTAGCGAAAACCATAAGCCGGGACTATGATACACGTCAACCTTCTTCCGGAAGAGCTCCGCAAAATCGAGAGGGTCCGCAGGGTCAAGGCGGATATCGCCATGCTCAGCGGCGGCGCGATTGCGGTTGGGGTCCTGATCGCCGTGATTGCCTTCGTCGTCGTAGGGCGCCGCATGAGCCAGCTCGCGCAGGTGAAGGCGCGCCTGAATCAATTGACCGCGCAGCGCGAAGAGGCAGACGCGCTCCTCAAGAAGAAACTCGAGCTCACGATGGAGCTCGAGATACTGGACGGTTTTACCACGCGCAAGCTTCTCTGGCACCGTCGGTTGAACGAGGTGAGCGATGCGGTGCCTGAAGATTGTGTCCTCACGAGGTTGAACTACTCCTCGCAGCCTACACCGGCCTTGACCATCAAGGGAGAAGCCGCCCCGGGGCATGGGAATAAGAGGGTTGTTGAATTCATAGATTCCCTGCACCTGGCGCCCGCATTCCTCAAGGAATTCCCCCGGATCAACTACTCCATAGAGAGCATCGAGCAGGGGCGCAAGTCTTTCGAAATCACGTGCGCGCGATTGAAGAAGGAGGAGAAGAAGTGATGCGTGGTCGGCAGAGCAGGTACCCGGCCCGGAGTGTCGGATGTGTGCACGGTGTCGCTGTGGGCGGCCTGGTGCGTATGAGTGGCATCGTGTGCGTTCGAACGGCGGTGTGAATGGAGGTCGTTTCATAAGCCATGGAGAAAAAAAAGGTCGAGTTCATCGCCGTCATCGGGATCTTCAGCCTTCTGGCCGTGATTGTTCTCTATAACTTCGTGCGGCTGCCGAAATCGGGCACTGCAGCCAAGAAGAGAGAGGCGCCCGGCAGTTATCGTGCCCAGCTCCTGGAAACCGAGCTGCGGGTAAAGCGGCTCCCCCGGCAGAGGCAGGAGGTCGCGGATCTGGAGAAAAAGGCGGATGCGTATAGAAACGAAGTCCCGTTCGAGTCGGACAACACATGGCTCTCGCGGCAGATCAACAGCATCGCGAGCGAGACAGGGGCGCGAGATGTGAGCCAGCGGTATCTCCAGACGGCGCCCCCCAGCCTCAAGCTTGACAAGGAATGGGAGGGGAAGTACGATGAAAAGACATGGGAGATCCGCATGAGGTGCGGCTATCACGAGCTGGGGCGTTTCCTGAGCAAGCTCGAGGGAGTGAACAGATTCCTGGAGGTAACCGATATAAGCATTGAAGGGAATGAGCCCGGCGGACAGAAGGTTGTGCTCGTGATCCATTATCTGGTCAGGAAGCCGAGCTGACGGAGCGGCGAGGTCCCGAGGAGTTGATTCGTGCCAGGATGCCTTGGGGAAAGAATGTAAAATTGGGAAACCGGACGATGATGGCCGATGGCGGTCTCGGCCAGAGGTAGCGACGCGGAGAAACAGCTCATGCCGATACGGTTCCTTGCGACGCTGGCGATAATCCTCATTGTGCGCGGGGCGTGTGCTGATCAGACGGTCAGTGCGGAAAAAACCTATGACAGCCACGGCAAGCGGAATCCATTTATTCCGGCTTCACAGGTCTCTTCGCTCGCGGCAGGCGAGGGAGGGGATGTGGACACGAGCGCGCTTGAAACGTGGTTCGGTCAAAATCTCGGCGGCATCGTCTGGGATATGGAGAATCCTTACGCCCTTATCGGAGATGAGATTGTCGCGGTCGGTGCGGAGGTGAGGGGCTGCGCCATTGTGGAGATAAAGCCGGAGGGCATCGTTTTTTCGTACGGGAAGAAAAAGGTCGAGGTGCCTCTCAAAGAATACAAAAAGGAAGAGAAGAAAAAAGGAGAAAGGTAAGGATGAGCACAACGAGATGGGCAAGAGCGTCCTGTTATCTCATTGCCGTTATTTTGCCCGCATTCCTGTGTGCCCAGGAAACGCCCGTGCTTCCGGCAGGTGCAGCGGCTCAACAGGTTGGGGGGGCCGCCGCACCGGTCGGGGGAGAGAAGGCGATATCGCTCACACCTGGACCCGTGGATCCGGTGAAAGGGGCTCCTCCGACAGCCGAGGGGCGGGTCACAGTTAATTTAAAAGATGCCGACCTCCATAACATTCTCCACACCTTCTCCCTCCGCTATGGAGCAGTCATCGTTGCCGATCCCGGCGTGAAGGGGAAGGTCACGGTGAGCCTGACGGATGTCCCCTGGGAAACAGCCCTGAAGCAGATTGTGGAGTCATGCGGCTATTCCTGCGTTAAAGAGGGCAAAGTGTGCCGCGTGACCTCACGGCCTCCGCCGGGGGCAGGGAGTGCGGAAATATCCGCGGGGAGCACAGGCATGGCGACGCCGCTCCCCGCAGGCGCGGTGACGCCGGTACCCCAGGCCTCGGCTGAGACCGGCGCGGGTCGCGCGCCGGCGAGCGGCCCATTGCCGGTAGCTTCTCCGGGAGCAGCGGCTCCACCCATCCCCTCAGAAGGAGAGATGGGAGGAGAAGAGGTGAAGGGCGCGCCATCTGCCGCCGCGGTTGCAGAGCAAGCCCCGCCAGCGCAGGCGACACCTGCCGGCGGAGCACTGCCGCAGACCCCTGCGACAGGCGCGGCCCCCCCCGCCGCAACACCCACGGCCGCGGTTGGAGTCGAACCGACAACTGGAAGGCCTGTCGAAGGGCGGATTTCCGCCGAGAAGTTCCCGTCAGCGCCGGGGCGGGTTACCTTTGACTTCAAGGATGCGGACATCGTCAATATCCTCAGGATATTCTCGACCCGCTACGGGATAAATATCGTTGCCGGCCCGGAGGTCCAGGGGAAGGTTACGATACGGCTGGTGGATGTTCCCTGGGCGACCGCCCTGAAATTGATTCTTGAGTCCAATAATTACTCATACGTCAAGCAGAATAACGTGGTTCGCGTGATCTCCCGCGATCAGCTCGATAAAGAGCCGCTGGAGACCCAGGTCTTTCCGCTGAGTTACGCGCGGGCGACCGAGGTGATCAATTCCATCACCCATCTGCTCACCCCCGCCCGGGGCCAGGTCAAGCCCGATGACCGGAGCAATACGCTCGTGGTGACCGATACACCGGGAAAACTGACGCAGATTGAGGGGATCGTCAA includes:
- the pilM gene encoding pilus assembly protein PilM, which translates into the protein MPLLFFTRKSRVIKRAVGLDIGSHSIKMVAMSGMPGALALTDCAVSAMEVVSENPLPIATVTRAIADTVGRSGLDLADLRVSVSGKGTIVRHSEMPRMSPHDLKSSIRYEAEMLLPFSLDDCIFDCQILDPDNKSSARMKVVLAAARKAVVQERLDLVNGIRLVPRIISIDSIALANAFESAMASGTPGPAPRGELPSAPLGSALRRDQDNAHGLRRDSAPGQAPPGSAQGTAERGSDETVLVVHVGACRTILNVMSTAGLEFTRDIEVGGNNATLAIARGLGIEFQEAERRKQAGDAAAREFIPSMVMVLSRELRSTCSYISSKMNKNVGKIYLSGGGALCQGIRETLASELGIEVSFWNPLRGILPGAETTSGEPGSKEAVLAVAAGLALAD
- a CDS encoding PilN domain-containing protein encodes the protein MIHVNLLPEELRKIERVRRVKADIAMLSGGAIAVGVLIAVIAFVVVGRRMSQLAQVKARLNQLTAQREEADALLKKKLELTMELEILDGFTTRKLLWHRRLNEVSDAVPEDCVLTRLNYSSQPTPALTIKGEAAPGHGNKRVVEFIDSLHLAPAFLKEFPRINYSIESIEQGRKSFEITCARLKKEEKK
- the pilO gene encoding type 4a pilus biogenesis protein PilO; amino-acid sequence: MEKKKVEFIAVIGIFSLLAVIVLYNFVRLPKSGTAAKKREAPGSYRAQLLETELRVKRLPRQRQEVADLEKKADAYRNEVPFESDNTWLSRQINSIASETGARDVSQRYLQTAPPSLKLDKEWEGKYDEKTWEIRMRCGYHELGRFLSKLEGVNRFLEVTDISIEGNEPGGQKVVLVIHYLVRKPS
- a CDS encoding secretin and TonB N-terminal domain-containing protein, whose protein sequence is MSTTRWARASCYLIAVILPAFLCAQETPVLPAGAAAQQVGGAAAPVGGEKAISLTPGPVDPVKGAPPTAEGRVTVNLKDADLHNILHTFSLRYGAVIVADPGVKGKVTVSLTDVPWETALKQIVESCGYSCVKEGKVCRVTSRPPPGAGSAEISAGSTGMATPLPAGAVTPVPQASAETGAGRAPASGPLPVASPGAAAPPIPSEGEMGGEEVKGAPSAAAVAEQAPPAQATPAGGALPQTPATGAAPPAATPTAAVGVEPTTGRPVEGRISAEKFPSAPGRVTFDFKDADIVNILRIFSTRYGINIVAGPEVQGKVTIRLVDVPWATALKLILESNNYSYVKQNNVVRVISRDQLDKEPLETQVFPLSYARATEVINSITHLLTPARGQVKPDDRSNTLVVTDTPGKLTQIEGIVNRLDRRTPQVLIETRILELRDDFNENIGINWVSLKGYSVTFGPPEGEGMFTYKREAISAKEDSSADIFSDITTTTGTNTSTTGKSKTGTTTISTSGGTSGTDITNTSTSASSKENTTERVKQSGTTGIKNLGDLGSQDTAIDQKGSRVTTTTLTQAVLTPDNFQLTLSFLQDQTDANLISHPKLVTADNKESSIKVTEQWPIPKFTLNSQTGSYDITGFEYKDIGIILKVKPHVNEDDFINMSVSPEVSDISDTTTFGGAIGATLPIIQTRTATTDVLIKNGQTLAIGGLMTESETALVNKVPLLGDIPIMGPYIFTSSSKTIVNRNLLIFVTASVVSEENKDNLWVGQREDQARRLNLPRTKWWEPKKLRHGLGSTSGY